A portion of the Rhodoligotrophos appendicifer genome contains these proteins:
- a CDS encoding HIT family protein, translating to MSDTKECLFCRIAAGTVPSHPVYESGTLYAFLDINPIRPGHTQIVPRKHYPYFDLMPSELAAEIVALGQILARTLEQIYAVERVGFLFTGSDIPHAHAHVVPMVSPTDITSRQYIAEESVTFRPTARASDDELVSVARVLCSALE from the coding sequence ATGTCCGACACCAAGGAGTGCCTATTCTGCAGGATCGCGGCAGGCACCGTGCCTTCCCACCCGGTTTACGAAAGCGGCACCCTTTATGCGTTCCTGGACATTAATCCCATCCGCCCGGGGCATACCCAGATCGTCCCGCGGAAGCACTATCCCTATTTTGACCTTATGCCCTCCGAACTCGCCGCTGAGATCGTTGCGCTTGGCCAAATTCTGGCGAGAACACTAGAGCAAATCTACGCGGTGGAGCGGGTCGGCTTCCTCTTTACCGGGAGCGACATCCCTCATGCTCACGCCCATGTCGTGCCAATGGTCTCGCCCACCGATATCACCTCGCGACAGTACATTGCTGAAGAGAGCGTCACATTTCGGCCCACCGCGCGAGCGTCCGATGACGAACTTGTAAGTGTTGCCAGAGTTCTTTGTTCTGCCTTGGAGTGA
- a CDS encoding outer membrane protein translates to MRIQTSCAAAVIAVMFGSVAAQAADLYTPPPPAPIEVDVFSWSTCYIGAQGGPGWSDSDVKFPYSDNSTSPDGFLIGGRAGCDMQLDQFGSFVLGALVDGSYADINDKTSYPAGPVTATYKTDINYAINIRARAGFALDRILFYGTGGLAIGNVEGELSTAFASDKDSKTLTGWVAGGGVEWAVTDNISVFGEYLYSDFGSKKFSYGGALTAQSYKQSVDLQSVLFGVNYRF, encoded by the coding sequence ATGCGTATACAGACGAGTTGTGCTGCTGCCGTGATCGCTGTGATGTTCGGGTCTGTTGCTGCCCAGGCGGCCGATCTCTACACCCCACCGCCTCCGGCTCCAATCGAGGTTGACGTCTTCTCATGGAGCACTTGCTACATTGGTGCACAAGGTGGTCCGGGTTGGAGCGATTCGGACGTCAAGTTCCCCTACAGCGACAATTCAACCTCTCCGGATGGGTTTCTGATCGGCGGACGCGCCGGTTGCGACATGCAGCTTGATCAGTTTGGTTCCTTCGTGCTCGGCGCACTCGTCGATGGGTCCTATGCGGATATCAATGACAAGACGTCTTATCCCGCAGGGCCCGTTACGGCCACCTACAAGACCGACATCAATTATGCCATCAACATCCGTGCACGCGCTGGCTTTGCCCTTGACCGTATCCTGTTCTACGGCACCGGCGGTCTTGCCATTGGCAATGTCGAAGGGGAGCTTTCCACGGCTTTCGCAAGCGACAAGGACAGCAAGACGCTGACCGGCTGGGTGGCCGGCGGCGGTGTTGAATGGGCTGTCACCGACAACATCTCTGTCTTCGGCGAATACCTCTATTCAGATTTCGGTTCGAAGAAGTTCTCTTATGGGGGCGCTCTCACGGCACAATCCTACAAGCAGAGTGTCGACCTGCAGAGTGTCCTGTTCGGTGTGAATTACAGGTTCTAG
- a CDS encoding homocysteine S-methyltransferase family protein, which yields MQKFRDCLPLLGTDPFLCDGGLETTLVFHRGIDLPHFAAFPLLGTSEGRHELEMYYSSYLQIARDHAVGFILDTPTWRANTDWGARLGYDAAALQEVNADAAGFVARLREQWEETGLVCVLNGVIGPHGDAYKDGNLEEGAAQKYHAPQVETFAATEVDMVSAVTMNKVGEAIGIGRAAKAAGLPCVISFTVETDGRLIDGTTLREAVERTEQALDGSPICYMVNCAHPLHFEGAMGRGSPWTDRIQGIRANASSKSHSELDDSASLDIGDPADLADRYRVLSLDFPALKVFGGCCGTDHRHIQAIAAAVLSS from the coding sequence ATGCAAAAGTTTAGAGATTGCCTTCCACTCTTAGGCACCGACCCCTTCCTCTGTGATGGCGGCCTTGAGACGACGCTTGTCTTTCATCGAGGAATTGATCTGCCCCATTTCGCGGCCTTTCCCCTGCTTGGTACGTCAGAGGGTCGGCATGAGCTGGAAATGTATTACAGTTCATACCTGCAGATTGCTCGGGACCATGCCGTAGGGTTCATTCTCGACACACCCACGTGGCGCGCCAATACCGATTGGGGTGCGCGGCTTGGGTATGACGCTGCCGCTCTCCAGGAGGTCAATGCGGACGCTGCCGGCTTTGTCGCAAGACTTCGAGAGCAGTGGGAAGAAACCGGTTTGGTTTGCGTTCTCAACGGGGTGATTGGCCCACATGGCGATGCCTATAAGGACGGGAACCTGGAAGAAGGAGCCGCGCAGAAATATCATGCTCCCCAGGTAGAGACATTCGCCGCGACCGAAGTAGACATGGTCTCTGCGGTCACGATGAACAAAGTTGGCGAGGCAATCGGCATTGGCCGAGCCGCAAAGGCAGCGGGCCTACCTTGCGTTATTTCGTTCACGGTCGAGACAGACGGCAGGCTGATCGACGGCACCACGTTGCGGGAGGCAGTGGAGCGTACCGAACAAGCATTAGACGGCTCACCGATCTGTTACATGGTGAACTGCGCGCATCCCTTGCATTTTGAAGGGGCAATGGGCCGCGGGTCGCCTTGGACAGATCGAATTCAGGGGATACGGGCAAATGCCTCCAGCAAGAGCCACTCTGAACTCGATGACTCCGCCAGTCTCGACATTGGCGATCCCGCAGATCTTGCTGACCGGTATCGGGTGCTAAGCCTTGACTTCCCGGCTCTCAAGGTGTTCGGCGGCTGTTGTGGGACTGACCACCGCCATATTCAGGCCATCGCTGCTGCAGTCCTGTCCTCTTAG